A single region of the Dryobates pubescens isolate bDryPub1 chromosome 11, bDryPub1.pri, whole genome shotgun sequence genome encodes:
- the FAM78B gene encoding protein FAM78B: MGCLQSVACKARVRREQIVVSDVSATIEPAATAIEESSPVVLRYRTPYFRASARVLMPPIARRHTWVVGWIQACNHMEFYNTYSDLGVSSWELPDLREGRVKAISDSDGVSYPWYGNTTETVTLVGPTNKISRLSVSMNDNFYPSVTWAVPVSNSNVPLLTRIKRDQSFTTWLVAMNTTTKEKIILQTIKWRMRVDIEVDPMQLLGQRARLVGRTQQEQPRILSRMEPIPPNALVKPNANDAQVLMWRPKRGQPIVVIPPK, translated from the exons ATGGGGTGCCTGCAGAGCGTGGCCTGCAAGGCACGGGTGCGGCGGGAGCAGATCGTGGTCTCGGACGTGTCGGCCACCATCGAGCCGGCGGCCACCGCCATCGAGGAGAGCTCGCCGGTGGTGCTGCGGTACCGCACGCCCTACTTCCGCGCCTCGGCTCGCGTCCTCATGCCGCCCATCGCCCGGCGGCACACCTGGGTGGTGGGCTGGATCCAGGCCTGCAACCACATGGAGTTCTACAACACCTACAGCGACCTCGGCGT gtcaagctgggagctgcccgaCCTGCGTGAAGGCAGAGTGAAAGCCATCAGTGACTCGGACGGCGTGAGCTACCCCTGGTACGGGAACACCACCGAGACCGTCACGCTGGTGGGGCCCACGAACAAGATCTCCAGGCTCTCGGTGAGCATGAACGACAACTTCTACCCCAGCGTGACGTGGGCCGTGCCCGTCAGCAACAGCAACGTGCCGCTGCTGACCAGGATCAAGAGGGACCAGAGCTTCACCACCTGGCTGGTGGCCAtgaacaccaccaccaaggAGAAGATCATCCTGCAGACCATCAAGTGGAGGATGCGAGTGGACATTGAGGTGGATcccatgcagctgctggggcagcgggCGCGGCTGGTGGGCAGgactcagcaggagcagccccggATCCTCAGCAGGATGGAGCCCATCCCCCCCAACGCCCTCGTGAAGCCCAACGCCAACGACGCCCAGGTGCTCATGTGGAGGCCCAAGCGAGGACAGCCTATAGTGGTCATACCTCCCAAGTAG
- the PLPP6 gene encoding polyisoprenoid diphosphate/phosphate phosphohydrolase PLPP6, with product MPSPRSSRERRSGSSGGGGSRLEFLSLVSQRSPGAPDSPSRRKESSSAAAAPLPEEDCMKLNPSFLGIALSSLLAIDLWASKRLGVCAGENSAWGSARPLMKVIEVSGHGIPWLLGTFCGLCQSDSSAAREVLLNLLFALLLDLVLVAVVKGLVKRRRPTHNKMDMFVTISVDKYSFPSGHATRAALVCRFVLRHLVLAVPLRVLVVLWALIVSVSRVMLGRHNMTDVLFGLLLGYALYSVVEYCWLSPLSAPALFALWGH from the exons ATGCCGAGTCCCCGGAGCAGCCGTGAGCGAcgcagcggcagcagcggcggcggcggcagccgtCTGGAGTTCCTGTCCCTCGTCAGCCAGCGCAGCCCCGGCGCCCCGGACAGCCCGTCGCGCCGCAAGGAGTCGAGTAGCGCCGCGGCCGCCCCGCTGCCCGAGGAGGACTGCATGAAACTCAACCCCTCCTTCCTGGGCAtcgccctcagctccctcctcgCCATCGACCTCTGGGCCTCCAAGCGCCTGGGCGTCTGCGCTGGAGAGAATTCGGCCTGGGGCAGCGCCCGCCCCCTGATGAAGGTCATCGAGGTTTCGGGGCACGGCATCCCCTGGCTGCTCGGCACCTTCTGCGGGCTCTGCCAGAGCGACAGCTCAGcggccagggaggtgctgctcaACTTGCTCTTCG CCCTGCTGCTggatctggtgctggtggccgtGGTGAAGGGGCTGGTGAAGCGGCGGCGGCCCACCCACAACAAGATGGACATGTTCGTCACCATCTCGGTGGACAAGTACTCCTTCCCCTCCGGCCACGCCACCAGAGCCGCCCTCGTCTGCCGCTTCGTGCTGCGCCACCTGGTGCTCGCCGTGCCGCTGCGGGTCCTGGTGGTGCTCTGGGCGCTCATCGTCAGCGTCTCCAGGGTGATGCTGGGCAGGCACAACATGACGGATGTGCTCTtcgggctgctgctgggctacGCCCTGTACAGCGTGGTGGAGTACTGCTGGCTGTCCCCGCTCAGCGCCCCGGCCCTCTTTGCGCTCTGGGGCCATTGA